From one Brevibacterium sp. 'Marine' genomic stretch:
- a CDS encoding aldolase/citrate lyase family protein, whose protein sequence is MTEAIEAHRARLAAGEVYNGLWVMSSSQELAKIGSAAGFDYVSIDLQHGLSRPTDVLRLTDAIRASGSALVTARVAANRFTEIGALADAGVEAIIVPLVSTAAEAAAAAAALDYPSRGGDRSWGPTSELISGVVQDTRAERPLLFVMIENKEGLENLDAICAVDGVDGVYVGPADLAFAVGALPGQPDEAHAEAVRRIREAADAAGKIPGIHCGNGTEARVRRKQGYRFITSAGDIGAAGRAFREDLATARGNGDPSRGIAY, encoded by the coding sequence ATGACTGAAGCGATCGAAGCCCACCGCGCCCGACTGGCCGCCGGTGAGGTCTACAACGGACTGTGGGTGATGAGCTCGAGCCAGGAGCTCGCGAAGATCGGATCCGCGGCCGGGTTCGACTATGTGAGCATCGACCTGCAGCATGGACTGAGCCGTCCCACGGATGTCCTTCGACTCACCGATGCCATCCGTGCAAGCGGATCGGCCCTGGTCACGGCGCGCGTGGCTGCGAATCGCTTCACCGAGATCGGTGCGCTCGCAGATGCCGGCGTCGAGGCGATCATCGTTCCACTCGTCTCCACCGCCGCCGAGGCCGCAGCCGCAGCAGCAGCACTCGACTATCCCAGCCGCGGTGGCGACCGTTCCTGGGGGCCGACCTCCGAGCTCATCTCCGGAGTCGTCCAGGACACGCGTGCCGAGCGACCGCTCCTATTCGTCATGATCGAGAACAAGGAGGGGCTGGAGAACCTCGACGCGATCTGCGCCGTCGACGGCGTGGACGGGGTCTATGTCGGTCCCGCCGACCTCGCCTTCGCCGTGGGCGCGCTCCCGGGTCAACCCGATGAGGCCCACGCCGAGGCGGTGAGACGCATTCGTGAGGCCGCCGACGCGGCAGGCAAGATTCCCGGTATCCACTGCGGCAACGGTACGGAAGCGCGAGTCCGCCGCAAACAGGGATACCGGTTCATCACCTCGGCAGGGGACATCGGGGCCGCAGGCCGGGCCTTCCGCGAGGATCTTGCCACTGCCCGCGGCAACGGCGACCCGAGCAGGGGCATCGCCTACTGA
- a CDS encoding amidohydrolase family protein yields the protein MNAGRIDTHHHYIPGFYRDFMDANGLTAGGWPTPRWSLDAALALMDDEQISTGLLSLSSPGTHFGDDQQARDLARRVNDFGAELAKDRPDRFGLFATLPLPDVDGSIAEATRAVDELHADGVVVLSNVRGRYLGDPSYAPLWEMLAEREVVVFVHPEAPQLTMLPGLPSPLLDFPFDTTRSALHLVANGVLRRHPNLRIILSHAGGFLPYAAYRFKGAAQFNDDVTAETILQDLRRFYFDTALSSSPTALPSLLAFAEPTHITYGSDFPFAPNTAEFDAMLDDYEADAPTHHAINRGNAETLFPRLAV from the coding sequence GTGAACGCCGGTCGAATCGATACCCACCACCACTACATACCTGGCTTCTATCGCGACTTCATGGACGCCAACGGCCTCACTGCCGGCGGCTGGCCCACACCGAGGTGGAGCCTCGACGCCGCGCTCGCACTGATGGACGACGAGCAGATTTCGACCGGCCTGCTGTCTTTGAGTTCGCCCGGGACACACTTCGGAGATGATCAACAAGCTCGCGACCTCGCCCGACGCGTCAACGATTTCGGTGCCGAGCTCGCCAAGGACCGACCAGACCGCTTCGGACTGTTTGCCACCTTGCCGCTGCCCGATGTCGACGGATCGATCGCCGAGGCCACACGCGCTGTCGATGAACTGCATGCCGATGGTGTCGTGGTCCTCTCAAACGTTCGCGGCAGGTATCTCGGCGATCCGTCCTACGCGCCACTGTGGGAGATGCTCGCCGAACGCGAAGTCGTCGTCTTCGTCCATCCCGAGGCACCGCAATTGACAATGCTCCCCGGCCTACCGAGTCCATTGCTCGACTTCCCATTCGACACGACACGGTCCGCACTGCACCTAGTCGCCAACGGGGTCTTGAGGCGCCACCCTAACCTTCGCATCATCCTCAGCCACGCGGGAGGTTTCCTGCCTTACGCAGCGTACCGGTTCAAAGGAGCCGCGCAATTCAACGACGACGTCACAGCGGAGACGATTCTTCAGGATCTACGCCGGTTCTACTTCGACACCGCATTGTCCTCATCTCCCACTGCTCTGCCATCGCTCCTCGCTTTCGCAGAACCCACACATATCACGTACGGCAGCGATTTCCCCTTCGCGCCGAACACCGCAGAGTTCGACGCGATGCTCGACGATTACGAGGCAGATGCTCCGACCCATCACGCCATCAATCGAGGCAACGCTGAAACTCTTTTCCCCCGTCTTGCCGTGTGA
- a CDS encoding TetR/AcrR family transcriptional regulator: protein MTNRLDRRKQRTRAALVRAAQQHLASGDMGVSIKELTDAADVGFGSFYNHFNSKEELMAAAVEAALDDWASLADAAASDVDDPAEYIATGFRMTGRLQRANPELVRVLLRSGTSILSRDRGLRSRAIEGLRAGVEAGRFTRLDPDITVMVLGGALLGLLQLLEDRPDDNGNAFSDTAAERVLVMLGINQSEAEKLAHTALPALPDLLPEI, encoded by the coding sequence GTGACCAACCGACTCGATCGCCGCAAACAACGAACCCGTGCAGCCCTCGTACGGGCGGCACAGCAACACCTGGCCTCGGGAGACATGGGCGTGAGTATCAAAGAGCTCACCGATGCCGCCGATGTCGGCTTCGGCTCGTTCTACAACCACTTCAACTCGAAAGAGGAGCTGATGGCGGCAGCCGTGGAGGCGGCCCTCGACGATTGGGCTAGCCTGGCCGATGCCGCGGCCAGCGACGTCGACGACCCGGCCGAATACATCGCGACCGGATTCAGAATGACTGGTCGCCTGCAGCGGGCCAATCCCGAACTGGTCCGGGTGCTCTTGCGGTCGGGAACGTCGATCCTCTCTCGTGATCGTGGCTTGCGCAGTCGGGCCATTGAGGGTCTGAGGGCAGGCGTCGAGGCCGGACGGTTCACCCGCCTGGATCCGGACATCACGGTGATGGTCCTCGGTGGAGCGCTCCTCGGTCTGCTCCAGCTGCTCGAAGATCGGCCGGATGACAACGGCAATGCGTTCTCGGATACTGCCGCGGAGCGAGTCCTCGTGATGCTCGGCATCAACCAGTCAGAGGCGGAGAAGCTCGCGCATACGGCTCTGCCGGCACTGCCCGATCTCCTGCCGGAGATCTAG
- a CDS encoding FAD-dependent monooxygenase gives MDASILVVGAGPVGTCLAIDAGLRGVDVTVVESRSAEDPPDAKCNTIASRTMEIFRRFGIADQVREAGLPDAYPTDTLYATSVSGPELTRIVMPSRSERSHPGFYDSEWPTPEPMVRESQMWLEPILRQCLLSLPNVRFLPETEFVSSTQDADGVTAVCRPVKTDDEFELRVGHLIGCDGGSSRVRKQMGVRFQGDGEISRTRSTLIRSAGVRELFGSRRPAWMTWIANSRVKANVVAIDGQDLWLVHRALDPGETDFETVDLEQSIRDALGVGPNFDFEIIRNEDWVGRRLVADRFRDGRLFVAGDAAHLWVPFAGYGMNAGIADATNLSWLLSAVHSGWADAGILDAYEAERQPLTDQVSRLAMAKMEENADLVAKQRVPRILTSRGLIGRIVRRRLGRKLLAANIAQMSPEGLNFGYYYEDSPIIPDHGQTPPTYDMGSHVPSTVPGCRLPHFSVDGISILDRLGPDYTLIRFNQSIDVAPLVQGPVPFVLVDAVRPTDPVFEHDLLIVRSDTHVAWRGNDLPGRIDELSQQLRGAPASSATSSAALQTIVTTPH, from the coding sequence ATGGACGCGTCCATACTCGTGGTAGGGGCAGGCCCTGTAGGAACGTGCCTGGCCATCGATGCAGGACTGAGAGGTGTCGACGTCACCGTCGTCGAAAGCCGGAGCGCCGAGGACCCGCCCGATGCGAAATGCAACACCATCGCCTCCCGCACAATGGAAATCTTCCGCCGCTTCGGCATCGCCGATCAGGTCCGCGAAGCAGGGCTCCCGGACGCGTATCCGACGGACACTCTCTATGCCACCTCGGTGAGCGGGCCGGAGCTGACCCGGATCGTCATGCCATCCCGATCAGAACGTTCGCACCCGGGGTTCTACGACAGCGAGTGGCCCACCCCGGAACCCATGGTGCGGGAGAGCCAAATGTGGCTCGAACCGATCCTCCGGCAGTGTTTGCTCTCGCTGCCGAACGTCCGCTTCTTGCCGGAGACTGAGTTCGTCTCCTCCACTCAGGACGCCGACGGTGTGACTGCTGTCTGTCGCCCTGTGAAGACCGATGATGAGTTCGAATTGAGGGTCGGCCACCTCATCGGCTGCGACGGCGGTTCGAGCCGAGTCCGCAAGCAGATGGGGGTGAGATTCCAAGGTGACGGAGAGATCTCGCGGACCCGGTCCACCCTGATCCGCTCGGCCGGGGTGCGGGAGCTGTTTGGATCCCGCAGGCCCGCGTGGATGACATGGATCGCCAATAGTCGGGTCAAAGCCAATGTGGTCGCCATCGACGGGCAGGACCTGTGGCTGGTGCACCGGGCATTAGACCCGGGCGAGACGGACTTTGAGACCGTTGACCTCGAGCAGTCAATCCGGGACGCGCTGGGAGTCGGCCCCAACTTCGACTTTGAGATCATTCGCAATGAGGACTGGGTGGGCCGACGTCTCGTCGCTGACCGCTTCCGAGACGGTCGACTCTTTGTGGCCGGAGACGCCGCCCACCTGTGGGTGCCCTTCGCCGGCTACGGGATGAATGCCGGAATTGCCGATGCGACGAACCTGTCCTGGCTGCTCAGTGCGGTGCACTCCGGGTGGGCCGATGCCGGCATCCTCGACGCCTATGAAGCCGAGCGCCAGCCGCTGACCGACCAGGTATCGCGTTTGGCGATGGCAAAGATGGAAGAGAACGCCGACCTCGTCGCGAAGCAGAGAGTGCCGCGGATCCTAACCTCGCGCGGACTCATCGGACGTATCGTCCGCCGCCGACTGGGCAGGAAGCTGCTGGCCGCGAACATCGCGCAGATGTCGCCCGAGGGCCTCAACTTCGGGTACTACTACGAGGACTCACCGATCATTCCCGACCACGGCCAGACCCCGCCGACCTATGACATGGGTTCCCACGTTCCATCGACGGTGCCCGGATGTCGGCTTCCCCACTTCAGCGTCGACGGCATCAGCATCCTCGACCGTCTTGGACCGGACTACACGCTCATTCGCTTCAACCAGAGCATCGACGTCGCGCCGCTGGTGCAGGGACCTGTGCCCTTCGTGCTCGTCGACGCCGTGCGCCCGACCGATCCCGTATTCGAGCATGATCTGCTCATCGTTCGCAGCGACACGCACGTCGCCTGGCGAGGCAACGACCTGCCGGGCCGGATCGACGAGCTCAGTCAGCAGCTGCGAGGAGCGCCAGCTTCCTCGGCGACGAGCTCCGCTGCGCTGCAGACGATTGTGACCACCCCGCACTGA
- a CDS encoding alpha/beta fold hydrolase — MEPQAPPRLDSTVRVGHREIFVTEAGEGDPVVLLHGGGPGATGLSNYSQNIDALARSFRVIVPDMPGYGRSTKGIDATDPFGDLALFIGGLLDALDIPRAHLVGNSYGGAAALRCALDRPDRVDRLVLMGPGGIGTSKSLPTAGLKSLLSYYDSEGPSRKKLESFIREYLVFDGASVPAEVIDERYHASLDPEVIAHPPLARPTRPGLLRKIARMDLLRHKNLNRIATPTLVVWGKEDRVNRPEGGQKLVSAMRNADMYVVSGAGHWVQWERADLFNRLTTDFLTKED, encoded by the coding sequence ATGGAGCCTCAGGCCCCACCCCGCTTAGACAGCACAGTCCGCGTCGGACACCGTGAGATCTTCGTCACGGAGGCCGGCGAAGGCGATCCCGTCGTGCTCTTGCACGGCGGCGGACCCGGTGCCACCGGACTGTCGAACTATTCGCAGAACATCGACGCACTTGCGCGCAGCTTCCGGGTCATCGTTCCCGATATGCCGGGATACGGGCGGTCGACGAAGGGGATCGATGCGACTGATCCCTTCGGCGACCTCGCCCTGTTCATCGGAGGTCTGCTCGATGCCCTTGATATTCCGCGAGCTCACCTCGTCGGGAACTCCTACGGCGGAGCCGCTGCGCTGCGTTGTGCACTCGACCGGCCTGACCGCGTGGACAGACTCGTCCTGATGGGACCCGGCGGGATCGGCACTTCGAAGTCATTGCCGACCGCGGGTCTGAAGTCGCTCCTGTCTTATTACGACTCCGAAGGGCCATCGCGGAAGAAGCTCGAGAGCTTCATCCGCGAGTATCTTGTCTTCGATGGGGCCTCGGTGCCGGCCGAGGTCATCGACGAACGCTACCACGCGAGCCTCGATCCTGAAGTCATCGCGCACCCGCCGCTGGCTCGACCGACCCGGCCGGGACTGCTTCGCAAGATCGCGCGAATGGATCTTCTCCGGCACAAGAACCTCAACCGAATTGCGACCCCGACGCTCGTCGTCTGGGGCAAGGAGGACCGGGTCAACCGGCCGGAAGGCGGGCAGAAACTCGTCTCGGCCATGCGCAACGCCGACATGTATGTGGTGTCCGGGGCCGGGCACTGGGTCCAATGGGAGCGGGCGGACCTCTTCAATCGCCTCACCACCGATTTCCTCACGAAGGAGGACTGA
- a CDS encoding VOC family protein: MTMHTTTSGRSGSTSSIFGAIHLGYVVIETERFTDWHRFGADAIGLHVDVLDADVMRFRMDDHSCRFLLQRGPAEDLVAAGWEIDDHETFDEVLRRVTARGVPVEEGSPDECRLRGVERLWRFPGPKGIKTEIFTTAVRSDEPLNMQISSFVTDDSGMGHLALTTKHPEQLRSYYNTVFDARITDFIDENVSGLMLKIRFLRVNERHHSIAIANINGIKMDPIRTSIQHMNIQVATLEDMIDSHARVRQLGFGMAWAVGQHTNDRELSYYCITPSGFELEVGWNPVLITPELEAIWEPNTYNGISIWGHTPEGETVVSKMRQFRQIVKSLKEQEFVVPELSDL; encoded by the coding sequence ATGACTATGCACACGACGACGTCGGGCCGCAGCGGATCGACGTCATCCATCTTCGGCGCCATCCACCTCGGCTACGTCGTCATCGAGACCGAGCGCTTCACAGACTGGCATCGATTCGGGGCCGATGCCATCGGCCTCCACGTCGATGTCCTCGATGCCGACGTGATGCGATTCCGGATGGACGACCATTCGTGCCGGTTCCTGCTGCAGCGCGGTCCCGCCGAGGACCTCGTCGCCGCAGGATGGGAGATCGACGATCACGAAACGTTCGACGAGGTGCTGCGTCGTGTCACCGCGCGCGGCGTTCCCGTCGAAGAGGGCTCACCGGACGAGTGCCGGCTGCGCGGGGTCGAGCGGCTGTGGCGGTTCCCCGGGCCGAAGGGAATCAAGACAGAGATCTTCACGACGGCCGTGCGATCGGACGAGCCGTTGAACATGCAGATCAGTTCATTCGTCACTGATGACTCGGGAATGGGTCACCTGGCATTGACGACGAAGCACCCGGAACAGCTGCGCTCGTACTACAACACGGTCTTCGACGCACGGATCACCGACTTCATCGATGAGAACGTCAGCGGCCTGATGCTCAAAATCCGGTTCCTCCGGGTCAACGAACGCCACCACTCAATCGCGATCGCGAACATCAATGGCATCAAGATGGACCCAATCCGGACCTCGATCCAGCACATGAACATCCAGGTGGCCACACTTGAGGACATGATCGATTCGCATGCTCGGGTCAGACAGCTCGGGTTCGGAATGGCCTGGGCGGTAGGACAGCACACGAATGACCGGGAACTCTCTTATTACTGCATCACTCCCTCCGGTTTCGAACTCGAAGTCGGCTGGAATCCGGTGCTGATCACTCCTGAGCTCGAGGCGATCTGGGAACCGAACACGTACAACGGAATCTCCATATGGGGGCATACTCCTGAAGGTGAGACCGTGGTGTCGAAGATGAGGCAGTTCCGTCAGATCGTGAAGTCGCTGAAGGAACAAGAGTTCGTCGTTCCCGAGCTGAGCGATCTGTGA
- a CDS encoding bifunctional 3-(3-hydroxy-phenyl)propionate/3-hydroxycinnamic acid hydroxylase codes for MPSSDRAIETQVAIIGYGPVGVSAANMLGRLGVDTVVIEKDEDLYNRARAIATDEEVIRIWQSVGLADELKDDMLFDCPIDFVGRDGRSFLSYTPKPRGHGHPTQLFIYQPALEQTLRDGVSRYPNVRVLLGHEATRLSQDDDGATIEFRSSEDGSTGTVRAKYVIAADGGSSPTRGRLGVGFEGRTYEDRWVVIDTKVLREWPEVNRLRFHCNPERPAVDCPTPLDHHRWEFPVLPSDDEERLVTHEAIDELLNQQGIEPANVEVLRAVIYSHHVRFAEDWRCGRVFLAGDAAHVMPPWVGEGMASGVRDAANLTWKLAAVLQGSLPDAALDSYEEERKPHVRKLTFSAVACGRIITERRRLIAALRNPAMRAFAKFPKIGRVISDGDWFPDARYTRGMLGGAPYLRRDPIGWLIPQPHVLDAHGDTKLLDDALPKGWAVVTSGTANDPDGIDAWRRCGVPVVELLAPGSTPRPGALIDYDGSLGRWLRDHSATAVALRPDRYVYASAGRSRGLAAPPLTQQYSTHLRTATVG; via the coding sequence ATGCCCTCCTCGGACCGGGCTATCGAGACTCAGGTGGCGATCATCGGGTACGGGCCCGTCGGCGTATCCGCAGCGAACATGCTGGGCAGGCTGGGGGTCGACACCGTTGTCATCGAAAAGGACGAGGATCTGTACAACCGGGCAAGGGCGATCGCGACGGACGAGGAGGTCATCCGGATCTGGCAGAGCGTGGGTCTGGCCGATGAGCTCAAGGACGACATGCTCTTCGACTGTCCCATCGACTTCGTCGGCCGGGACGGGCGCTCGTTCCTCAGCTACACCCCGAAGCCGCGCGGCCACGGGCATCCGACCCAGCTGTTCATCTATCAGCCCGCGCTCGAGCAGACCCTGCGCGATGGTGTTTCCCGGTACCCGAATGTGCGCGTTCTCCTCGGGCACGAAGCCACGCGGCTGAGCCAAGACGACGACGGCGCCACGATTGAGTTCCGGTCCAGCGAGGACGGGAGCACCGGCACCGTCCGCGCGAAGTATGTGATCGCGGCGGACGGAGGGTCGAGTCCGACCCGGGGGAGACTGGGCGTCGGATTCGAAGGGCGGACCTACGAGGATCGTTGGGTCGTCATCGACACGAAAGTACTCAGGGAATGGCCGGAGGTCAATCGTCTGCGATTTCATTGCAACCCCGAGCGCCCGGCCGTGGACTGTCCCACTCCGCTCGATCACCACCGGTGGGAGTTCCCGGTCCTGCCGAGCGACGACGAGGAACGGCTGGTCACTCATGAGGCGATTGACGAGCTTCTCAACCAACAGGGCATCGAACCCGCCAACGTCGAGGTGCTGCGCGCCGTCATCTACAGCCACCACGTGCGATTCGCCGAGGACTGGCGGTGCGGACGCGTGTTCCTCGCCGGAGATGCCGCGCATGTGATGCCGCCCTGGGTCGGGGAGGGCATGGCCTCGGGAGTCCGCGACGCCGCGAACCTCACGTGGAAACTGGCAGCCGTCCTGCAAGGCAGCTTGCCCGACGCCGCGCTCGACAGCTACGAAGAGGAACGCAAGCCTCATGTGCGGAAGCTGACCTTCTCCGCCGTGGCCTGTGGGCGCATCATCACCGAGCGCCGGCGCCTCATCGCGGCGTTGCGGAACCCAGCAATGCGTGCATTCGCGAAGTTTCCGAAGATTGGCCGGGTCATCAGCGATGGGGACTGGTTCCCCGACGCTCGGTACACGCGTGGAATGCTCGGCGGTGCCCCGTACCTCCGCCGTGATCCCATCGGGTGGCTGATCCCTCAGCCGCATGTCCTCGATGCCCATGGGGATACCAAACTGCTCGACGACGCCCTGCCGAAAGGTTGGGCAGTGGTGACTTCAGGGACAGCGAATGATCCGGACGGCATCGATGCGTGGCGTCGCTGCGGGGTTCCAGTCGTCGAGCTGTTGGCCCCGGGTTCGACGCCTCGCCCCGGAGCACTCATCGACTATGACGGTTCCCTGGGGCGGTGGCTGCGCGACCACAGTGCCACTGCTGTGGCACTACGCCCCGACCGCTACGTATATGCCTCGGCAGGCAGGTCGCGCGGCCTGGCCGCGCCACCGCTGACCCAGCAGTATTCAACGCACCTACGCACCGCGACCGTCGGCTGA
- a CDS encoding fumarylacetoacetate hydrolase family protein: MIDVDKLADELWQAQHSLVPIPQPSAGKYAQLDIDEAYAVQTRNIQRRLDAGEVIVGRKIGLTSLAMQEQLGVDQPDFGVITDRMVTPNDGEIDVSKLIAPRVEPEFAFRIGTELSAAPTIAEVREAVEAVALSAEIIDSRVADWTISFVDTVSDNASSAGIVVGPWRPATPEGLTALIGTDIALVQDGETVCEGPGSAVLGDPFVALHWLATAIGRYGHVLTPGDTVLAGAVAAAVPLSGGADWHVVAEGFEPVTFTSSANC; this comes from the coding sequence ATGATTGATGTGGATAAGCTCGCCGATGAACTCTGGCAGGCGCAGCACTCCCTCGTGCCGATTCCGCAACCGAGCGCGGGCAAGTACGCGCAGCTCGACATCGACGAGGCGTACGCCGTGCAGACGCGCAACATCCAGCGTCGCCTCGACGCCGGGGAAGTCATTGTGGGACGCAAAATCGGACTGACATCCCTGGCCATGCAAGAACAACTGGGTGTCGACCAGCCCGACTTCGGTGTTATCACCGACCGGATGGTGACACCCAACGACGGAGAAATCGACGTTTCTAAGCTGATCGCACCTCGGGTCGAGCCGGAGTTCGCTTTCCGCATTGGGACCGAACTCTCGGCTGCGCCCACCATTGCCGAGGTGCGTGAAGCGGTGGAAGCGGTTGCACTGTCTGCCGAGATCATCGACTCGCGGGTGGCGGATTGGACGATCAGCTTCGTCGACACGGTCTCGGACAACGCCTCGAGCGCGGGAATCGTCGTGGGGCCGTGGAGGCCGGCGACTCCCGAGGGACTGACGGCGTTGATCGGCACCGACATCGCGCTTGTGCAGGACGGCGAGACGGTCTGCGAGGGTCCCGGGTCGGCAGTCCTGGGCGATCCGTTCGTGGCCCTACATTGGTTGGCGACCGCGATCGGGCGCTACGGACACGTGCTCACACCGGGGGACACGGTGCTCGCCGGTGCGGTTGCGGCGGCAGTTCCCCTCAGCGGGGGAGCGGATTGGCACGTCGTCGCCGAGGGGTTTGAACCGGTCACCTTCACGAGCTCTGCGAACTGCTAG
- a CDS encoding thioesterase family protein, whose protein sequence is MHFARIVLRLLLSRRRPSITKWENSSLPLRVLPTEIDINFHVNNGMYLMMMDLGRFDALVRSGIWRTIRARRWTGVISDETISFRKSLKLGQRYSVESKIVGLDDRAVYFEHRIVSQGDVYARGIVATRLLTQHRASVPLQDLVGVFGDPPEGLELPEWIHEWRGHNAK, encoded by the coding sequence ATGCACTTCGCACGAATAGTACTGCGGCTATTACTCTCCCGTCGGCGACCGTCAATCACCAAATGGGAGAACTCCTCCTTGCCGCTTCGGGTACTGCCCACGGAGATCGACATCAACTTCCACGTCAACAACGGCATGTACCTCATGATGATGGACCTCGGCCGGTTCGACGCCTTGGTGCGCAGCGGCATCTGGCGCACGATCCGGGCTCGCCGGTGGACCGGCGTCATCAGCGATGAGACGATCAGTTTCCGCAAGTCCCTCAAGCTCGGCCAGCGCTACAGCGTGGAGTCGAAGATCGTCGGCCTCGACGACCGTGCGGTGTACTTCGAACACCGGATCGTGTCGCAAGGTGACGTCTATGCTCGCGGAATTGTCGCCACCCGTCTCCTGACCCAACATCGCGCCTCGGTGCCGCTGCAAGACCTCGTCGGTGTCTTCGGCGACCCGCCCGAAGGACTGGAATTACCCGAGTGGATACACGAGTGGCGCGGCCACAACGCCAAATGA
- a CDS encoding MFS transporter: MTTNGPTGQAWVILVVGVLTQMAATIAIAGPAFLIPYMHSDLGFTLTQAGTVAAAPSFGLILTLIAWGAFADRFGERLAMTLGIGLTAAFSAAAVLVVDSPIWMVIVIAASGAAAASVNSASGRVVMGWFPRHRRGLAMGIRQMSQPLGTSVAAVTIPGIAAAGGFPAYLWFVAAVTGALGLVCFAVIRNPPDQTPTRTEVAELDQDTDPQTTHTDDTEPGATSAGEGKLSAASAINPYRSDSFLWRIHAVSALLVVPQFAFSTYGLVWLIVVQGIGAGAAGAIVAIAQIVGAVGRMVVGGLSDRTESRVGLMRIVAVAAVIVVVAIAVLSLTQLPALAAIVFILASAVSVADNGLAFASVAEAAGPRWSGKALGAQNTGQFVMSALLGPGFGALVTAFGYPLSFGLIALAPLLSVGIIPRRDVDRIT; encoded by the coding sequence ATGACGACGAACGGACCCACCGGGCAGGCCTGGGTAATCCTTGTCGTCGGTGTCCTCACGCAGATGGCGGCGACCATCGCGATTGCCGGACCCGCCTTCCTCATCCCCTATATGCACTCCGACCTCGGGTTCACACTCACCCAGGCCGGCACCGTCGCAGCCGCTCCGAGCTTCGGCCTCATCCTCACCCTCATCGCCTGGGGCGCATTCGCCGACCGCTTCGGCGAACGACTGGCGATGACCTTGGGGATCGGGCTGACCGCTGCGTTCTCGGCCGCCGCTGTCCTCGTCGTCGACTCGCCGATCTGGATGGTCATCGTCATCGCCGCCTCCGGTGCTGCCGCCGCCTCCGTGAATTCGGCGTCCGGCCGCGTCGTCATGGGGTGGTTCCCCCGCCACCGCCGAGGGCTGGCCATGGGCATCCGTCAGATGTCCCAGCCCTTGGGCACAAGCGTGGCCGCCGTGACCATCCCGGGAATCGCCGCGGCCGGCGGATTCCCCGCCTACCTGTGGTTCGTCGCCGCTGTGACCGGGGCGCTCGGCCTCGTCTGCTTCGCCGTCATCCGCAACCCACCGGACCAGACGCCCACCCGCACCGAGGTGGCCGAACTCGACCAGGACACCGATCCCCAGACGACGCACACCGATGACACCGAACCGGGTGCCACCTCGGCGGGGGAGGGCAAGCTCAGCGCCGCCTCGGCGATCAATCCCTACCGCAGCGATTCCTTCCTGTGGCGCATCCACGCTGTCTCCGCGCTCCTCGTCGTCCCGCAGTTCGCGTTCTCCACCTACGGACTCGTCTGGCTCATCGTCGTCCAGGGGATCGGCGCGGGCGCCGCCGGAGCGATCGTCGCGATCGCGCAGATCGTCGGCGCTGTCGGTCGCATGGTTGTCGGCGGACTCTCCGACCGCACGGAATCACGCGTGGGCCTCATGCGCATCGTCGCCGTCGCGGCCGTGATCGTCGTGGTCGCCATCGCCGTCCTGTCGCTGACACAGCTGCCCGCGCTCGCAGCTATCGTCTTCATCCTCGCCTCTGCTGTGTCGGTGGCCGACAACGGTCTGGCCTTCGCCTCGGTGGCCGAAGCCGCCGGACCGCGGTGGTCAGGCAAGGCGCTGGGAGCCCAGAACACGGGACAGTTCGTCATGTCGGCTCTGCTCGGTCCCGGATTCGGTGCCCTGGTGACGGCGTTCGGCTATCCGCTGTCCTTCGGACTCATCGCGCTGGCCCCACTTTTGAGCGTCGGAATCATCCCGCGACGCGACGTCGATCGCATAACCTGA